The Aneurinibacillus uraniidurans genome segment ATAAAATAAAATACATTGCTCTTTATGTATGAACTATGTATAATTATCACTATATATTAATAATTATACTGTTCGTAAAGGGGAAGTTAGTATGAAGATGTGGAAGAAAGCGAGTATTTTGTTCCTCGTTGTTGCAATGGGAGCATTGACTGCTGCATGCGGGAAAACAGGAGACGCCAAGCAGACTGCTGACGGTAAAAAAATTGTAGCGGTAACACATGCCGTGTTCCCGCCGTTTGAGTATATGAGTCCGGATGGCAAGCCGCAGGGCTTTGATGTGGATGTCATCAAGGCGATTGGGAAAGAAGTTGGGCTTGATGTTGATGTACAGGATGCAAGCTTTGATGGGGCACAAGAGCAAGTGAAAAATGGAAAAGCTCAGATTGCGATTGCTGCGATTACAATTAACGACAAGCGTAAGAAACAATTCGCTTTCTCTGATCCGTATTTTGAAGCGAAACAGCTGATTATGGTTCCAGAAGGCTCGCCTGTAAAATCGCTAAAAGATGTGAAAGACAAGCGTGTAGGTGTTCAACTATCTACAACAGGTGCGCTCATGGCAGAAGGAGTGCTTGGCAAGGGCAGTGCGAATTTGAAGCAGTTTGATGACCTTCCGTCTGCGATGGATGATTTGTACAATAAACGGATTGATGCTGTGATTGGTGATAATGTTCCGATGTTGACGCAGATGAAAAAGACAAACAAATCAGGTTTTGTAACGATTGAGGACCCATCTATGCCGAAGGAAAACTATGGGATCATGATGAATAAGAACGACAAAGAAATGGTTGCCAAAATCAACGAAGGATTGAAAAAGATTAAACAAAACGGCACATATGATGCGCTGTACCAAAAATACTTTAAGCAAAAATAAGCTGGAAATAGAGGAGAGAATCCATGGATTCTCTTTTTTTATTCCCAAATTCCTGTTATTCCTGCTACAATAAAGAATGTCCTATACAGGTAAAGGAGATTGACTTTGACTATGAGAAAAAAATGGACAATGGCGACGACCGCGTTGTTTGTCTCGATCAGTTTGTTAACGACCGGATGTAACACACGGGTCATGGAGCATGAGAACCAGGCGCTAAAAACGGAACTCGATACAGTTAAGAAACAATTGGATACTACCCGCCAGCAAGTAAAAACAGCGGAAGACGCGAAAGCGAAATTGGAAAAAGTAGCGGCACTCACGAAAAGTCCGGATGTAGATGAAACAACACTACCACAGCTTGCCTACATTCAGGCAGAGGCTGTGCAAACAGCATTTTATGGCGCATATGGCACGGGGATGCCGCAAGCTGCGTCGGATGTAGATTCTGTGCGAAAGCTTGCACTTAAGCAGTATCGTAATATGCTGGTGCCGATTGCTGTAGACGACTTTATTAACAGTGAGTCCAAACGTTTGCAGAGTGCCTGGACAAGCCGAACAGCAGCGGCTCCGGTACAAGATCGCTTAAAGCAAGTGTCGTTGAAGGAGAAACAGGACAAATCTGCTGTAGTAGAAGCAATCGTAACGCGAACACCGCTTTCGGCTACTCCGACTCCAGCTCCTACAGGCGATGTATTAATAACGATTACGATGGAAAAAACTCAATATGGATGGAAGCTGAGCTCTATGCAGACAGGTCCGGTTCCACCGGCTCAGCCTGCTGTAACGCCTGCTGATCCAACGCAAAATAAAAACTCTTGAACCATCAGGCTCAAGAGTTTTTTTCGTGAATGACTAGCTGGATACTGAAATCGCTGGAAATAAAATTGATGGTGCACCAAACTGGCTGTGGCCGCTTGGCATGGAGAACTCGAAGTCGTTCGCTTTTACTACGGGTTGACTAAACAGGTCAAAGAAATTGTGGGCGATCGTAATATCTTTGACTGGAGACGCGAGCTGGCCGTTCTCAATTCGATACCCTTGCGCTGCAAGCGAGAAATCCCCAGAGATCGCATTTGTGCCAGAATGAAGGCCCTGTACGTCGGTAATGTAGAGA includes the following:
- a CDS encoding basic amino acid ABC transporter substrate-binding protein, with the protein product MKMWKKASILFLVVAMGALTAACGKTGDAKQTADGKKIVAVTHAVFPPFEYMSPDGKPQGFDVDVIKAIGKEVGLDVDVQDASFDGAQEQVKNGKAQIAIAAITINDKRKKQFAFSDPYFEAKQLIMVPEGSPVKSLKDVKDKRVGVQLSTTGALMAEGVLGKGSANLKQFDDLPSAMDDLYNKRIDAVIGDNVPMLTQMKKTNKSGFVTIEDPSMPKENYGIMMNKNDKEMVAKINEGLKKIKQNGTYDALYQKYFKQK